Genomic segment of Panicum virgatum strain AP13 chromosome 2K, P.virgatum_v5, whole genome shotgun sequence:
TGTGGTGTCGGATCTAGACTTCTAGGCACGTTCTGTGTTAGCACAACAAGTCTTTTACGAAGTTCAAGCACATTCCACAGCACACCAACATGTCTTTGTGCCATGCCTGGCCCTCCAGATACTTGCAGTTGGCTTGTGCACTCATAGTATAAGAAGAgattaagagcatctccaatagtttctaatatttttttataaaatttattGTTTGCCAACTCTCTAAATAAGTATGGGAGAAAAAAAGAGTCAATCTccaataattttttattattacTTTTAAAAATGAGAAGTTTGTGGCCCCACAGAATAATTTCGCGTGAAACAGTGCGGGGGAGAAGCGGTGCGTATTTTTACGCACAAGGGAGGCTAATTTGCCAATTGTTAGGAGATGGAGAATTAGGATGGGAAACTATTAGGGGGTATTTTtacctttttttcaaaaaaacaagaatgaggaagagagATTGGCAACGGTTGAAGATGCTCTAACCTACCATGTGCATACGTTGCCACTACTATCACGATAAGATAAAATGTTCAAAGTAATATAAGAAAAATAAGTAAACTTTATAAAGAATGAGAAGAGACAAAAAATGTTAATTAGAAAGCAAGATTAACTGTCATAGTAGAATAACAAACTACATCCGGACTGATAGGCTATTTTTGTGCTGTGCTAGCCCAAGCATAGCCTAAAATACGAGTCGTGCTATACAGCCTGCCGTGCTGAGATTCTAGGCATGGCATGACCCTCGTGTTCGTGTCGTGCCGGTGGGGGTGCTTGGGCTGCCAGCGGCGGCACCCCGTCCACTAGTCCTGGCTCGACTCGATTGGGGAGGAGGAAAAAGTAAAGGGGCCACCACTCAGTAATATGGTCTTTTTTTACTACTGGATCCTACCTGTCAGGTTTTTTTACTGTTAACTTCTAACAGAACATGGATGAAAGGGCACACAGGTCACATAAAAAAATACGAGAATACACAAGTGCAACTAAACTTTTTATGGACATGCaaatggcaccaacttttaTAAAGATATACAGGTAAAAGATTCTTATTTCGTATCATTTTCTAGTACTTTTATGTTTACTAATTGTTCATGTATCATAAACTATATATAAGATGAATTTTGGATTTCAACCTTAGTGGACTATACTGAAGTTGAATTGAATAAAATTTTGTCTTTTCCCGTTGTTGGACTATTGTTTTGTTAAGATCATATATGCATATATTGTATATTTTACATGTGCTGAGTTCTTTGAGCTAATACAGTGGGTGCTCGGCACCCAATAAGTAATTAAGTATGCAGCGGCTATGGGTATAAATTCATCCACTAGCCTATGGCCCAGTTTGGTTGCTCCACCGCACTTCATCGGATCAATTGTCAATCCCACCCGTGGCCCAGCACCCAGCAATGGCAAAATGGCATCTTGAAGAGCTGACGTGGCGCCAGCATGCTGGaaatgctcttttttttttctttttgaacggAGCATGCTGGAAACGCTGATTGGTCGGACGCAGATAAGGTTGCTCGCTGCTGCCACGTGGACCGCGCGAAAACTACCAAATCTCACTCAGATTGGGACGAGAATGAGATGATCCTGGCTAGCATAGCATCTGCTAATCCCGGCAAAACGAATATGCTCTTTGAGTTTTCGAtgctccagctcctcctcttgtTGGATTCCATCCCCATTCCTCTGGCgcatggccatggcggcggcgtagTGGTGCGTCGTGCCTACCTGTGTTGGGGGGTGGGCGGCTCACTCAACTACTAGCACTTGAGCCAGCCACCACCTGTCCCCTCCCACTCCCAGGCCCTGAACACCAAgcatggcggccgccgccgtggtgccCAGGCCGCCTCCTTCTCTTCCTACCAGGGCCTttccctccgcctcctccacctcctgctCTTCCCGGCGGTATCCCCTAAGATTAAGAAGAAGCATGCCCCGCCCCCTTGTGTGCGCCGCTGCATCGTCCTCCGTCTGGATGCCCGATCCGGACCTGGAGCCTGAGCCCGCCCGCGACGACCAGCCCGCGCCCGAGTCCAGGCCCCGCCGCATCGCCCTCTTCGTCGAGCCCTCGCCCTTCGCCTACGTCTCCGGCTACAAGAACCGCTTCCAGAACTTCATCAAGTACCTCCGGGAGATGGGCGACGAGGTGATTGTGGTCACCACGCACGAGGGCGTGCCTCAAGAATTCCACGGAGCCAAGCTGATTGGATCCTGGAGGTCCGTTCCTCTATCCCTGCCCCCAATCCCTCATTATGCTCATATTATCACCACTAATAGGGGAGAGAGTACCCTTCTTGCTTGCTTGCAGCTTCCCTTGCCCCTGGTATCAAAAGGTTCCGCTCTCGCTGGCGCTGAGCCCTCGAATCATCGGAGAAGTTGCTAGATTCAAACCTGACATTATTCATGCCTCTTCCCCTGGGATTATGGTAATTTCTTTCTACTACATACTGCATTATTAGTCACTATATATACATTCTAGCTCACCTGCTTCCTGCTTGTTTTGTCCACTACAGGTATTTGGCGCGCTAATTATCGCAAAATTGCTCTGCGTCCCTCTAGTAATGTCATACCACACCCATGTTCCAATGTGAGtttctattttataatggcaaaggGAAAAGTATAACTAGGGGGGACACAGTTACATTTTGTGCGCCAGTCACCACTAGCAGTTGCTTGGCATGCTGCTGCCCCCATCCCATCGTTTTTGTTCACTGTCGAACCAtcaatttgagaaaaaaaactgTGAACTTTTCATAACTGAGAGAACTTGAGTGTCTCTGTTCTTAGCTTAGCTATTCTGCACGAGAATTGAAAAGGTCTCTATCTTCATTCATTGTTGAGAACCACTAATATGACAAataaaaaggggaaaaaaaggcaTGTGAACATTTCATAACCAAAAGAATGACAACTTGAAGAGAACAGAGTCATCTTGTCTCAAACCTACAGACCAACGTAATCCTAGGCTCCTTGAAAAACTGTATGTGGATTTATTGACATCCTGTGGATGACACCTATTTGAATCGTATCGTAGCATCATGGTTTCACATGAATGGCTGCATGGAAAACTGATTCTTTTGATTATGGCAGTTATATACCAAGATATACGTTCAGCTGGCTTGTCAAGCCCATGTGGCTAATCATTAGTAAGTTTCAGTCGTTTTCTCTAGGAATACATTATTTGCATGATTAGTCAACTGATGGTATGTTTCCCACTTGTAGAATTCTTGCACCGAGCTGCAGATCTCACACTGGTACCGTCGGTTGCGATCGGCAGGGATCTTCAAGCTGCCCGTGTTACAGCAGGTTTACTTAACCACTCTGTCTGTAGTTTCATATTCTTTTACTTCTACCATCTCTCAGGTGGTTCGTGTTTCCAGCCAATAAGATACGCCTTTGGAACAAGGGTGTTGATTCAGAAAGCTTCCATCCTCGCTTCCGAAATAAGGAAATGCGTTCAAGGCTGACGTATGCGTTTTCGTTTTTCTCTTCACTCTATATCTTTGCATTTTAATGTTTGACTGGTTATTGCAATTAGCAATTTTTTTCTTACATATGCCTCAACGTGGTGCTTCCATGTTGTGTTTTTCGTTTCAAGCAGTAATGGTGAACCAGAGAAGCCACTAATATTGTATGTTGGACGCTTAGGAGTGgagaaaagtttggattttctTAAGAGGTGAGCTCATGATGTGTATAACTTTTTAATGCTACTGTACAAGCTGGATGGTGCATTATTCAGTTTACAGCAATTTTTACCTGGGTCGTCAAGAACAAGATACAGGTTCACAAATTGTTGAACACAGCAATTGTGCAAAAGCTTGTTCTACAAATCTGATTAGCTTTTTTCAGGTTATAGTTGCTCTATGTGCTTACTTAACCATAATGTTTTCTTGGCATTACTCTTGGTTTTCTACTCGCAGAAGATTTTTCATTGTTTTATCTTCCAGGGTGGCCTATCCAGTGATTGCCAATTGTCATTACTGCTGAATTGAGGTTTGATATCGTGCAGAGTCATGGATCGACTTCCAGGATCAAGAATTGCGTTTATTGGAGATGGCCCATTCAGGTTGGCATTGTTATCCTCCGGGCCTTATGCTTTGATAAGAACCAAAGAAGTAGTTAGTCTCGTCAGTTATTATGAAGATGGCAGAAGGGAAATGTGATtctttctcatcatctttctgtgCAGGGCTGAGCTTGAGCAGATGTTCTCAGGTATGCCTGCAGTGTTCACGGGTACGTTGCAAGGGGAAGAGCTATCGCAGGCATATGCCAGTGGGGATGTGTTTGTGATGCCTTCGGAGTCAGAGACGCTCGGGTTTGTGGTGCTTGAGGCCATGTCATCAGGAGTTCCGGTAGTTGGCGCTCGAGCTGGAGGAATACCTGATATTATACCAGAAGATCAGGAGGGGAAGACCAGCTTTCTGTACACACCAGGGGATGTTGATGACTGTGTTAGCAAGATCGAGCGTCTCTTGTCATGCGAGGAGTTGCGAGAGATGATGGGGAGGGCTGCCAGGAAGGAGATGGAGAAGTTTGACTGGCGAGCAGCGACGAGGAAGATCCGGAATGAGCAGTACAGCGCTGCCATCTGGTTCTGGCGCAAGAAGAGGGCACAGCTGCTGAGGCCTGTCCAATGGGTGGTCCGGAGGCTGTTGAGGCCGACGATGCCTGGGGCTGGCAACACCGTCGCGAAGCAATCATAGATGAAGAGGAAGCATTCTGGAGCATATTGGGTCAGTGCATCTGCTTCTGCGGTGTGGATTGATTGGATGCGTGATGCTCAACAACATTGAAGGGAAGGAAGCTCAAGTTTAGGGTTCCAGTACACTGAAGAATGGATGATCAGTCGTTATTTGGTTTAGGACTAGTAGATTGTAAATCGTACATATGCGTGCACTACTTATTCTCTTACGACGTTGCATTTGCATCCTACTATCTATTCTTTGGTAGAATTGGTATTATGTCTGTCTCCCTACCTGTTTGGAAACATGACTACCTCTCAGATCCGGCCCCGGCCCTCCGTACGCGTGTTTGTGTGTGAAAACATGAATAGTCTCGGTTTGCGGTCAACGGATACGAGGTGCTCAATTGTCAAGTTTGGTGCTAGCACTGGACTCTAATTAATTAAGAATGTAAAAGGTTCATTTTAGCAGCCTCAATTATAGGcctgtttggatccatgggTTATTTTTTTAGTCCACTCCAAATAGCCCTAGGGGAGGGGAGCCAAACAGGAGGGCTATTTGTGGACTATTTTCAAATAGCCCACCCAAAAAACTATTCCCCTCAAGAGGTGCTATTTGGGCTATTTTGAGTGGACCTCACAGAAAAAGTTgtcttttctctctcccccaCGCGCACTGGATCCCATCTCCCCCCCACTTGTGCCACCACCGCCCCCTATCGCAGCCCCGCTCGCCTGCGCGGCCACCTCGCCACGCCAGCGTCGCCGCCTCACCCACatgctagcgccgccgcccaacccaCGCTGacgcctgcccccccccccccccccgtcctgCGTCGAACCCACTCGCGGCCTCTACACCGTTGGCCATGGTGGCTCCCAGCCAGGGAGCCCTTGGCCATGGCGCTCGCGGCCTCTGCGGCCCCCACTTGATCCGACCCGCCGCCTCCCACCGACGTCGCCAGCCCCGCGTCCTCGCATTCGGCCGAGCCGACGCCGACGTCCTCCATGGCGAGCAGCTTGAGCCGAAGGAGGAGCACGACCACGACGCGGCGCTCAGGATCTCGCCGGTGGTGGGGGTGTCTCCTCCCTCCCAGCGCCGTCGGTGGGCTATCCCTCCTCCCCCATCCGCGCGCACCTCTCTCCACCCGCGaagtccccccccccctccacgaCCACCTCCCCCAGTCGTGCCCTGCCAGACACTCGCGCCAGTGCCGCTGCCTTCCCCAACCTGCGCCGCCTCCCACAGCCGCAGAGGCGGCGAGGCGCAGGCCGCGGTCCTCGGCGCAAGCCCGAGGCGGAGGAGGCCTACTGCGGCGAGAAGGAGGCGAGCCCACGCGGCATGCAGCCGGAGGGACGTCATGGAGCGGTGGCCGCCCGTCGGCATCGAGGACCGCGAGTTCGAGACGGAGGCAGCTAGGAGTGTTCGGCTATGGAGCGAGAAAAGAGGGCAGAACGGCACAGTAGAGCAGAATCGTTGGATCCAGGGTAAGCAGAATCGTTGGATCCAGGGTAGTGGGAGCTCAATAATTAGGAAGACAAAATAGCCAAGGGATTCAAACAGCTCTAGAGCTATCTGGATGTAGGGCTATTTACATAGGCTAAAGAATAGCCTTCAAAATAGCTCTTGGTTATTTCTCCAAACAAGCCCATAGTGTGAGTACGATTTTTCATGTCCAACATGACACCACGTCATCGTATTCTATATGGGGTTGGCGCTGAGTCAGCCACCAGAGCGCTAAGACGTCATTGTATTATTTCTATATTTCTTTGTTTTCCCACTACAGCCATATCACATTCTTGCATTGTATTTTTTTGtgtatttttttgttttcccaCTACAGCCACGTCTCATTCTtgctttccttttatttttgtttATAACTAGGTGGGCCACCCGCACATTTGCGCGGCAAGATATTATATAATGTTACAACCTTTATTTTATGTGTTTAACTTTGTGCTTTTTAAGCTTTGAGTACAAACTAATTTTGATGTTTTGAGTGTGGATATATTAATATGAATTAGTATAtttttaagtgtaatttttaaattttaatttgttTGGAATTAGCTTGGAACTTAAAACTTTCAACCATTGTCGATGTAATAATAATAACCCTCTGATTTTCAGTTAAATCTTCACTTATATAATGTGCTAGGTCTCCCCATAATATTACCCTAACTTTTTCACCACTGAAATTTGATGTACACTTGAATTTATTTTGATGGCTCATTCACTTCCTTAACCATTGTATTATATGtaaaaactatttttttttcattgctcAATGGACGGTACATAATGGATTCTTCTACTTTGAAGTTACTAAAAAAATGTATAGAACCCTCATTTATTTGTGGCCTGTAAGTATTTAGTAGACCCTCCCATATAGTAGCATTGATTGTATCATTATGTTCAAAGATACAATAATTAAGTAAAATTAGGATAATATATACAAACAAAAAGAAattgataaaaaaattacatgttCATCCATTAAAATCATATCCACGCTTATAAGTTCATCAGTTGCATTGTTAATTGAATCTCAAACTCTGATAACTTTCACTTCAATGCTCCACATTTGTCCTTTAATTGTAAGATCACTTAATTTTTTGTATGTCCTATATCGTCAATGCCCTATCTGAAAAGAAACCATATATATTAGCTGCAAATTCATATTAGATGAAAAGACATGATATTTTAATAATTTGTTTTGCAAAGATTATTCATGAAAGAAATTTGTATGGAAGTGTGATAATAGCTTATCGAGTGATCTAACAACTAAAGGACAAACATGTAGCATTAATCAATCTGCCTACTATacagttaaaacaaaaaatatgTAGCGTCACCTCTGTTGCTGCCCGCTATAATTAATTGTAGCTACTCTGGCTGATGCCCCTTGCATACATCGTTCACTGAATATGAGAGTTTCATCAACAAAGATGTTTTGCTTAATAAATTTTATTACTTAACTCATTCCTGTATATTCATGATGACTTATGGACGAACATGCAAGCATGAGAGTACCTTTGTAGTGGGGTTTGTGACGCTAACGCCGCAATGCATGGAGAGGCCGAGAGCTTCGAGCAATCTGGTGTTCAATGCTTTGAAGATCTCCGGCGAAGTGTAGAGATCGTAGAGGAAGTTCTAGAACTCCGGCGGCGAGTCATAGATATCCGGCGAGGTGAGACCACAGAGACAAGTTCTGGAACTCCGGCGGCGAGTCCTACATATTGCTTTTATGAAGTCAACCTATTCTCCAAGTATGAGTTTTGtttagatgtttttttttaaaaaaaagtaaatGTGTCTCATTTATGAAAATGTGATGATGACGTCAATCTGTTCTCCTTGTATGGATTCTCCTCGTATGAATTCGCAATGGTGGGTTAACTGAATTCGCAATTGTGGGTTAACTCTAATTACGTATAGAGGTATTTTTAactaattttattataatgatagtggtgggtaatttaaatttttttattttctccgattaacgtgagaatttctaactCTTGAGAGCGAATgcggaggctccgtttgttggccaaataataagataatagacaTTTCTTTGTTCCAAACAGATACTGAGATACCTTACATTGAGAGAATTACATGACCCATTGATACAACTAGGTAAACTGGGCTCTACGTCACGTCCACTTAGAAATATGAAGCAAAATAATTGTTGAGTTGATAGTAATATATGtgtatagagcatgaagagagATACACTGGAGGGTGTGGCAATGGGGTGATTGTTGCTTACGGGCCGAAGAATTTGTTCATTCGGGCTGGAGCATCGTTGGGGACCGTGGTGCTTGTGGGCTAGACTGCTGCTGCACGACATCCCTGTTGCTCCTCGTGCATGTTCCTAAAGCAGGTCGGTTTGTTGCTAGCGATGCCCACAAGTTTTGGGGACCATAGCGGGACTCACGTGCAATCATTCTgttcgctgggctggagctggagctggtggctgaaatgatgtaagagaaaaatattgttggctgattggtggctggaagctggtgctggaatggtgtgaaagaaaaatactgttgagcTGGAGGCTACTGGAGCTACCGAGCAGAATGGATGAAGacagtgcaaaaaaaaaaaacactcaatTCATGTCCCGCGTCGGATTTTCTCTCTCCGCACTCGGGGAGCGTCCGGCTCCGAGCTCTTGGTCTCCACGGTGCAAATGATAGATATAATATaatttttaaagaaaataaaataaaacaaaacaagaCAAGGGTgaaggaagggaaaatatctgCATCCGGATCTTGGCGTATCTCCGTCGGGAGTGGGACCATCTCAGCAAGACACCATTCCCTCCTCCCCTGGCAGGCaggcagccagccagccaaccaATCCCCCAATCAATCAATCCCCAATTCGCTCCGCTCCCAGGCAGGCAAGGCTCCCCGCAACCCAACCCTAGCTTccgccttccccttcccctaccTATGGATCCGCCGCCCACCAGAGAGGAGCCCGAGCCCGGATCCCGTCCCTTCCCCGAAGCCGACGAGCCGGGGACCTCCAGATCGGAACGCGACGAACCGGAGACTTCACCATCGGAACGCGACGATCCGTCGTCgggtgctccgccgcctcctctacGCCAGCAGCTCATGGGGGCTTGCCGCGCCGACGAGCGCCTCAGGCCGCTCCTCACCCTCAACGTCTcctgcaccgccgccgacgaccgTTTCATCGCGCACCTCGCGCAGGTAAATTAAAGCCTGCTACCTCGGATGCTTAGGGTTTACGGATTCATTCCTTCTTCGGTTGATTTTGCTCGCTTCGCTTCGTTGGCGCAGCACTTCGAGGTGTCGGAAGTCGGCATGCTCGCGCGATGCCTCTGCGTTCCCCTCGTCTCCCTGCGCGTTGGCAAGGTTCAGAGGGACGGCGCCCTCCTCTGCCCAACATCCATTAGGTTGGTAGCCACTCAATCCTTTTCTCGCTTCATCTAGTACACAAGGACGCGGGTTGACTTAAGATCGCAGCGCCTGGTTCTCTTGTCTTAAGATCTCGCTCATTGCATCCTTGACGTTTCAACTTACCATTCGCATCTCGCATAGTTTACCAACGTCCTTGCTTCTCGACGTGTATATGCTTCTTGGTTGCAGCTAGCCTTTACATATTATGTACATGTACATGTTAGTCAGCTCCTTCTGCTGTACTGCTGCGTTCATGGGTGCACTTTGACCTACTCTCACCACCATCTTAAAGAGCCAATCTGTTAACTAACACTCATAACTAACCGTGTGCACCCCACGATGCTAAACATACGTCTGTTCTTGCCACATGTAGGTAGCATGTTTGTGCTCTTTAGATTGGTTCCTTTTGGAGGTTGCCCTGAAATATTTGCACCAGTTGAGCATGAATACATCCTGATTCTTCTTATAATTGCTTCAGAAAGTTGTATTGCTGCTCATAGGATCCTAAACTAACATATTTTACTTTCGAAACAGCTAATTTGTTCTTAAAAATATCACTCAACCTAGCATGTGACATCATGTAAAGGCACTGAAATTTGTTGTTCATTACAGTTAATACACTGAATCTTATAAATTTCGCATTTAATGAAATTGTTGTTGACCAATATGTCCTTCCATAGTTACCAAGTGTTGTCTCTCTGCTTGTACTTTCAGGAAATTAGCATGGCACTGCATCTATACGATGTTGTGATAATGGTCGCAGGTCTATATGattgtgttttttttaattGCATGGAAACATATTAGTGCAACCATTATCATACTATTAGATTTCATGATAAATGCGTTCAGTTAGGTATGTCAATCTGCAAGTACTGAAGCCATGATATGATACAATAAAATGTTGGAGGACTGCCATGTACAACACTCAACAATAATTTCTGTTCTTCTCTGCTCATTATTTGTTCTCATTTCCTCCTTGCTTGTTTTCTGGCCTTTCCATCCTTTTTCCAGTTTGACCTGTGGATCATGCAGGTCTTGTCCTGTGCTTCAGTAATCTGTATTTACTACAACTTCAATGTTTCGTTGACCCTCTTTTGTTTTTTATTAGTAGTATGTGGTGCCTTTCTCTACTTCACGCCACCTAGTTACTTTCTAGAAGACATGTTTGTTCCAACTATTGCGCCTGACTTAGAATGATGTGCTTGTTGATTCTGGGGTTACATAATTCATCTTATTAGTGATGGCACTGTTCATCCTgccaaataaatttatcttTTCATTTGTAGGTAATTTGGGCGTGTGTCATAATCTCTGATATATGAGGAAAGAGAAGGTAGTTTCTTTCATGGCCTTGCAATATTTGTTACCTGCATTGATAATGAGTAATCATGTACTGCACTGTTTGGTGAGACTGATCAACAGGATCCCTAATTATGACTGCTATATTTTAATGGCTGGCTGCAAAGTTGTTCTGCAGTTACCATCTTAACGTTTTGCTGTTGCAGGACATGATCTAGCATCATTAGTTTGTGCAATAATTTAGTGCTTTGTTCATCTTGAATAGATGTATTTGTGCCCACATCGGTGCTCATTCTATAACCAAATACTTCGCTTGCCAACTTCTTCATCTGTAAAACATTCTTTCACAACTGTGCTTTTGTTTTACTCTCTGTTATGGTAGTCCTTGTGTCCCTTTTCTTTTGGAACCTTTTTTGTTCAATCTTTCACGTCGTATTTGTTGGGTTTAGTCCTAATGGGGATTATTGGTAGTAACTGCCCTTGGTAGTTTTTTTGTACttcaccatttttctttttgggactcttcataattacaaaatatGTTGTTTTGCTCATGTAGAAGCAAAATCAGAATTTAGTGGCCcttatttattttatatatcTAGGTTACGTCTATGGAAGGTCTCACACTTATTACCTACGAGGTATATTTGGCCATGAGCTCACGTGAAAAATAAAATGCTGAACAAGAAGGCTCCTAGATTTTTACAACTCCTTCCAGTGAAAAGGCAGATCTGCTGCTATTGTACGGAACAGGTTCTCAAACAATGTGTTTTGATGTATTCAAAGGGATTCTCTCAAGTGAGGCATGCACACTTCTTTTGGAGGAGCATAGATTTATTGCCTATGTAATGGTGCCAAAAGTTAAGAATTTGCAATAGCATCTGGGTTTTTATTTTGATAAATTAGTGAGCTTGGGCCTCAAGACAATGTTTTACCACTTTATGAGGTCCTTAACATTTAACAAGGTTACTCTTTTCTTACATAGATGTATGTAATGGCACCTTATTAGTTACAGTGAGGCTTTACTTTTACTTATATCGAATTTCCTGGTCTGAGTCATTAAGTTTCACAGATGACAAAATTAGTTTATTTACTTTTCCTTACTAAGTTACTAGTGGCTGTGGTGTATATTAATGC
This window contains:
- the LOC120659659 gene encoding sulfoquinovosyl transferase SQD2-like, which gives rise to MAAAAVVPRPPPSLPTRAFPSASSTSCSSRRYPLRLRRSMPRPLVCAAASSSVWMPDPDLEPEPARDDQPAPESRPRRIALFVEPSPFAYVSGYKNRFQNFIKYLREMGDEVIVVTTHEGVPQEFHGAKLIGSWSFPCPWYQKVPLSLALSPRIIGEVARFKPDIIHASSPGIMVFGALIIAKLLCVPLVMSYHTHVPIYIPRYTFSWLVKPMWLIIKFLHRAADLTLVPSVAIGRDLQAARVTAANKIRLWNKGVDSESFHPRFRNKEMRSRLTNGEPEKPLILYVGRLGVEKSLDFLKRVMDRLPGSRIAFIGDGPFRAELEQMFSGMPAVFTGTLQGEELSQAYASGDVFVMPSESETLGFVVLEAMSSGVPVVGARAGGIPDIIPEDQEGKTSFLYTPGDVDDCVSKIERLLSCEELREMMGRAARKEMEKFDWRAATRKIRNEQYSAAIWFWRKKRAQLLRPVQWVVRRLLRPTMPGAGNTVAKQS